A segment of the Scophthalmus maximus strain ysfricsl-2021 chromosome 11, ASM2237912v1, whole genome shotgun sequence genome:
atatCTGATACTCGAGCAGCATTGATGCAGgtttacagattttttaaatgtttttttccccctctactgaagaaaatctttcaaaacataaaatccacaaaatatttagaaatagaaaaatatgaattacaATAACGATAACTTAATATGTAAAGTTAATTTTTTGGATGACCATGTAAAGTCTATGAAAACAAggcaataaacttttttttatcatgttgcaGTTTTTGGACTTATACGACGTCTTCTTACAGTAAATATGCAAAAATTAAACctgattcatttgatttaaatacaaattcaaaGTCTGTGCCGCTTCACAAACTCACTTCATGATCTATTCTGGACTCACAAACAGTTTAATACAAACTTCTCTTAGctttcaaagttgttttttatgcaGCGGTACAGTTACTCAGTGCAACTTTGAGCTACTTGTACTTTACTGaagtatttttacttttttattcttctaCTCCTTAACAACTGAGATGTAAAGAAATACACTTTTCGCTCACCTACATTAATTTAACAGCTACAGGCAAATTTTTAAAGCCAGATGTTCACATACATCCtgaatatttatgtatataatgaAACTCTAAACTGTATTTAAGTACAGTACCTGAGTAAATTAACCGGTAAAGTTATTTAATCTGTTCACACTTGCAACtacacatgaaaaatgaaaggggGTTTTGTGGTTATTGGTTTAATTGAAGGTGTAAATTTATCATTACCTTCATGTtgcgacttacaataagttcattcaaccatgaagataataaccaaaaagtgcaagaatcaacaTAGAGCACATGAACATCATCGGATTAACTcaggaggtcaaagttcagcttCTCTGTGGACAAGAGCAACTGTTGAAAACCGCCTTGAACAAACTCACAGTGAACAACGGGACGTTCCCACCTGTTCAGGTAGAACGGGTTCTTTTCCTCTGACTATATTAATACTcgaatatgataatatatttcTTACTGGGTTCGCGGGTGCAGACTGTTTCCCGGGTGATTTACAGTCCGGCAGACTCATCTTTGTCTCCAGTTTCAGTCCACAGGAGGAAGTTTGGGACTTTTTCACCACCGCTCTCAGGTAGGAAGTGGGGGGCGTGGCCTAACCCGGACCTGATGCGGAGGAGCCGAGGAGCTGAGAAGATGACTCActcagttgtaaaaaaaattttttttttaacactttcttGACCAACATCACAACTCCCACGGAGTTGTTaatgagttttattttaatatttatatgttCAAcacattatatgtatatttatggaaacactgcatttattacaaaaaaagctCTATAATCATGACATACTCTACCGATCATTATCTACAgcaatttttaaattcataattaTGAGAAAACTTCGGGATAataattgttgtatttttatgtcTTCAGAAGTTTTTTGAGAATCAGTAGGTTTTTAGGATTTACTCAGTTTCATAGTTATTACACAGATAGTTGTCTGAACGTTTAatggtgcaaaacaaaaagagcatgTTAATGAGTAGTTTGGCcaaatttatttttccaaattgtaAACAAATTATTGCTGCAGCTCACCGTGTTAACATAACAACCTGCATACATTGTACAAACGTGTTTCACGCAAATCAAGAATTTaaatgttgaactttttttccataCTTGCAACACTCCTGTTCATTTCTGCCTGTATATGTTAAATATTGGTGGTGATCATTTGATGCTCAATCATTTTCTTCATGGGATGGAGAAACTAAAGCTGCCTTGTATCTGATGATCTGTGATGTTTTAATTTGGTTTCTCGACAACTTTCTCTACACATCAGACGGAATCGGTCACCAGGAAAAAGAGCAGAGTGAGACGTCTGTTTCCTTCCGTGACGTCATGAGTCACTAAAACCCACAGCAAATAAAATTCCCTCATGAAGTTTCTAACACTGTACAtgaaatttcaatttcaatatgGCGACAGGAGCAAATCAGATCATGTTAACTCCTGAGGTTCACATGAATGACAATTGATGCACTTTCAATCAAATTAAGACCAGTACTTTTTCATATTATGCAAACTTTAATCTAAAGCTTAATCAGAAAGAGACAGTGAAGACATGTTCTCGTCACATCTTAGTTTCTCTGCTGCATTTTGTTTATTAGATTAATTTCCTTAAAGCGTCAGTGAAAAAAGTGAGAAAGGAAAACTCATGTCTGTAGTTTcctgggtttttaaaaacaaagtgaccacaaacatgttgaaatgtattttccagattttattgtttttgtacacaAAAATCAGCGGGTCTTGTCTTCCATCTGGAGGAACGGTTGAAAAacctgtaaaaaacaaaacatgatgattaaaaaaaccaacttatattaaatagatatatattgAAACAATTTTAAGATACTGGAAATTTTATGTTAACCAGTAAATCATGTGAAAGCAGGTAATCTTTTTAAATTGAAGGTTTGGTAAAtttgtctgttgacattttattgacaaaatcttcctaaaatcaaatcatgtttgattatatatatatatatatatatatatatacacacacacacaaaaatatgttcACGTTTTGTCTTTAACTTCCAGAAGCAGCCTTGCGCTTCATCCCTTCTCAGACAAATGCCTCGATTGTCTTCAACCGAAAAGAACTCGCCGCTCTGAGGCACCGGAGCAGAACCACAGAACGTGACTCTGAACCGATCGCCACCAGAACCGGACTGAGCTCCAGTTCCGACTCGTCATCGTATCATCACCGAAGGGACGTTTTAATTTAATATCTGCTGTCGCGTCAATATTACAAACACATCCTTTGAACACGTCTAGAATTTTCCGCCATCATGCCCCCCCGGCGTCTCTTACCCTCTTATGCGGTGGGCACAGGTGCTGGCCCCTGGGGCATGACGGGCGCCTCTGGCTTGGCCCCCTTCTGCTCAGACATGGGCGTGGTGGGCAGATTTTCCTCCTTGGGCTCCACGATGCTGACGTGGTCGGGCAGTGGCTTCTTGGGGCCAATCTTGCCGCTGGGGTCCCAGGGCAGCATGATCTTCACCTTGATGCCAAGCACGCCCTGTCTGAGCAGGACGTGGCGAACGGCCGTGTCCACGTAGTAGTTGACGGGGTCTCCGCTGTGGATCATCAGACCGTCGACGAACTTCATGGACTTGGCCCTCTGGCCCCTCAGCTTGCCGGACACGACCACCTCGCAGCCCTTGGCGCCGCTCTCCATGATGAACCTCAGCACACCGTAGCAGgccctggaggaggacgaggaggaggaagaacggGGTTAACACACTTGTGTTTGTtgaggaggaagtgtgtgttgtttaggggGGAAAGGGTGTAGAACATTTACAGATGAAGATTTAACAGAATGGTACTATAAGTGGAAAGTTTTCGGTGGATTCATTTTGGCTTCACGCAGATTAAGTTACTTCGTCCCTTCTCAGACAAATGCCTCGATTGTCTTCAACCGAAAAGAACTCGCGGCTCTGAGGAACCGGAGCAGAACCACAGAACGTGACTCTGAACCGGTCGCCACCAGGACCAGACTGAGCTCCAGTTCCGACTCGTCATCGTATCATCACCGAAGGGACAGAAACTGAGAATCAACACAAGGCCGGTGTCTGTTCTGATTCCATTATCAAATCAATTTAAGGACCATAACCTTCCTCGCTTCCGATTTGCattatttcctgtttatttAATGAAATTCACTTTTTTCCTGCTTACTGACATTACATAAAAATCAAATCTATTTCAAGTACATTACTACTTAAGGCTGTTTAACTCAACTAAAAGTTAACCAGGTTAAACATCTAGTTCACGACCATCatgccaaaaaaaattaaaaataaacgtTTTTCAATCTTTGGCCAAAACAGTGGAAACGTCTTTGTTCAACTCTTCAAGTTTCCTTCACTATCAACAATCATTACAAAGCTGAAGAGGAAAACGACTGGTCCAAACTGACCAATCACAGATCTCAGCGTCTCCTTAGGCGACTACAGTCCCTTAAAAGACCATTTTGGAGAAATCTGCTCGGgctgaactaaaaaaaatgttttttcctttaccACCACCTCGACTGGTCAGTGATTCTTAAAATGAAAGCACACGaccagaaaaacaaatagaagCATCAACGTCAATGGACATTTCTTTGACAGGGGCTGAGTTCTGTCCACATGATTCTTCTCCACACATTTTATCCATTAGTCCCAATAAAATCGTGAGCTTTTAAACTGCTATATACAGTTTTCTTGTGCTTTAATAAATTGAGAACTAAATATCAGTAGATGTTTCAAGTGGAGACTGTTTCGTGTCATGTTTCCGATGCAACACTGAAGCCAGAGAAGGTGGACGGTGAATGAACCAGTTTTATCTTACCTGCGAACAGCCAGACCTCCCAGCAGCTTGTAGCGCAGAGACTCTGCCTGGGCGATGGCGCACAGACCACGGGTGGCGACCTTCTCAGCGTACAGCtgaaaggagagggggaaaacgCTTCTGTCATATCATGAACTGTTTATCAGCTCACTACAGTCAGATCAAAAGTTTTAATACGTTGGATAAATTTCACTTTCATGAATTTACTGCTTCCTGCTTGTATTAGGAACACGCAGCGCACAGAGAATATCTACTGTAGGAATTTAGAGTGACACTCCTGATTGCTTCAACCCTTCTCAGACAAATGCCTCTTGTGTCTTCACGTGGAAAGAACTCGCGGCTCTGAGGAACCgggacagaaccacagaacgTGGCCCCGAACCGGTCACCAGCAGAACCAGGCCGAGTCCCGTTCTGTCTCGTCATCGTATCATCACCGAAGGGAGCGCGTCTTGACAATAACTTATTTAATTTGTAGTCAACAGTTGGCCATATTAgcacaaatgtttaaaattcCATGTAAGTCCCCTGCTGTTATCACAACaccatattttttctttttccatatttACATTATTCTTCACACGACTCATCCGGGTTCGTCACGTACCTCCACGCTGCCCTCGGGGAAGCCGAACCTCTTCTGGACCACAGCGGTCAGCTCTCTGATCCGACGGCCCTTCTCTCCCAGAACATTCTGGGTCCTaaagacagtaaataaaaacaataaaaaaacattaagggTCACAAGGCGATTCTGAAAGGTCAGACCATCATCCTGAACTTcctgtaataaaacaaacattggcACATGTGCTCGACCGCCACTTATTTAAAACGAACTGTAAAGAAAAACCGGTCGTCGTGTGTGGACGCTCACCTCGTAGCCAGGATGATGATCTCGGTCCTGGTCGGGGTCACACGCACCTCCACACCGGAGTAGCCATCCTCGGCGA
Coding sequences within it:
- the rps3 gene encoding 40S ribosomal protein S3, with product MAVQISKKRKFVSDGIFKAELNEFLTRELAEDGYSGVEVRVTPTRTEIIILATRTQNVLGEKGRRIRELTAVVQKRFGFPEGSVELYAEKVATRGLCAIAQAESLRYKLLGGLAVRRACYGVLRFIMESGAKGCEVVVSGKLRGQRAKSMKFVDGLMIHSGDPVNYYVDTAVRHVLLRQGVLGIKVKIMLPWDPSGKIGPKKPLPDHVSIVEPKEENLPTTPMSEQKGAKPEAPVMPQGPAPVPTA